TagagttgggggttttttctcctctaagTAAACATCTCCaggaataaataataaaatggtaGCAGGGTCACTAGGTGCAACAATCATTGCTCCCCACATGCATGGTTATTTGTAACACACACGGAAACAGTGAGAGGAAGGTGGAGAAAAGGGGattcccccaccccacaaaGTCTAGccctctagaaaaaaaaaccaaaacaaccaaccactAAAGGAAATCAGTTATCATTGCAGaatttcctttttgattttttaaggAGTACAAAAGTCACCTATTTAAGCCATAAAACATGAAAGCATTTAAAGGTTCTAACACATCTCTCTTTTACCTCCCCCAGGACCAATTCAGAAAAGATTATGAAGAGAGATGCAACAGACTTGGACATCTAGGACACTCCCACTTTCCAAGCTTTGATTCCAGCAGGATGGAGTACCAACTTCTGGAACCAGGCCCTGATGGACTACAAATACACGTACAAAACAGATCTTTGGTGATTgggaatttttttggtttgttttattcctCCCCCTACGCtggcccccaccccaaacaaacccatGCTGCCTCTGCCGATacgaaaaaaagaaagcaacgTACGGTGTGGTTAAAGTCTTGAACGAAATGGATTGCAGTGGACCTACAGGAAGACTGTAGGCCTCAAGTACTGGGATGCCTCTATCAGACAATACCTTAGAACCAAGCTGGCAATTAGATAAATGCATTTAGAAAGTACATTCTTCATAAATATTAAGAAGAGAGGGAtttaagataagaaaaaaaaaaaaaagtcttcttcTTCTTGTCGTCCTCAGAGCTGTGAATTAAACTAGGGGTAACTGGTCTATGCCGAATTATGACAGAGCCCCAAGTACTTGATTTCAAACACATCAAATACCTTCTTCCCTTGTTCAATGATGTTTGTGATAATAAAATTGGGAAAggcaaagtgaaataaaattggAAGTCACTGCAAAAGCTCAAGCACTGTTTACTCTTTCCCCTCTACTTGCAAGAGGTCCTAAATTTAATCTGACAAGTGAGACATCCTGGGACAGCcatatatgaaatatttcctaGGCAAAGCGCAGCATAACGAGAAGAGAGAATTACTACATGCCAAAAAAATTTCAAGAGTACATACAAGCGTGGGAGACACGAAAATATGGGCCTATCACTTTCCACCTAAAACTAGGCACAGACCAAGTAAGGGGTCATGGGGGACACACACTGGCTAAGAAACTGAGTCAGATAGGGTTTGTTCTTCCTTGGTTTCTCCTGGACCTGACGGAGAAACCCCAGAGGCCATGAAGaaggtcagagggctggagcacctctcctataaGGACGggctgagagttggggttgttcagcttggagaaggctccaggaaaCCTTTACCAGCCTTCCAGTGCTTAAAtggggcttgtaagaaagatggggataCACTTTTTAATAGGGCCTGAAGTGTTAAGACAAGGGGTaactgttttaaactgaaagagggtagatttaggttagatactTTATcgtgagggtggcgaggcactggGAACAGGTCACCCAtagaagctgtgggtgccccatccctggaagcattcaaggtcaagctggatggggcttggagaaACAtggtctagtgaaagatgtccctgcccgtggcagggggtgggaactacgtatctttaaggtccctttcaacccgATCTGTGGTGATCCTATGATTCTCCTGCACTGTCACAAGCTGGAAGGATGCTAGACGCAGACATGTAAAACTGCTGACTGCACCCATCTCTTACCTCAGTCAACTGCACTACACTCTTGGCATAAATTTTCAAGGCTGAAAAAACGTGCAGCAGTAAGAACACCTTTGTGAAGCCACTATGGGTTTCATCTCTTTGtcactacattaaaaaaaaaaaaaaaaaagtgtaaggaCTAAATCACTGAGCAGTCTTGATGCCCGCTCCTGATTAGCTCAATAATCCATGTTCCTGTGTATCTTACcgagtttatttttttttccagttgcgTATTTAGCTACAGTAATTATCCACCAAAACCAAGTTTACAAAAGATGATCaacaaacagggaaataatATGAAGCTCTTAAAGACACAAACACGATTTGCAGAACTGCATCAGCAAAGAAACCACACAATACAGACTAACCACAATGCTAAGAACAGAAAACACTCTACCATTCAATTAATAGTGAAAACCAATTAGGAACCCTATGGTATACTACAAATTTCTCAACTGTTATGTCCCATCTTTTAGGTTTATTCAGTACATCTGGCATTCTTCTGGCCATCCAGTACGCGAAGTCCGAAAGATCTGTTACTTTGGGAGGGTGggaaaaaccaaacataaaGGAAATGCAGAGTACATGGTACTTCTTTGGTACCAGAACCAAACTTTCCAAAATCAAGTGTTTACCAACGATCTGATAAACCATATTACTgatttgcttctgctgttggTGACATCAAACAGCAACCTACGTATAACAGCTAAATTacaaatgcagttaaaaaaagaaataggaaaaaatcaACCTTAAACTCCATGCTAAGACTTTTGACAGTGTGGATTCAAACATGCGGATTCTCAGAAAACTGAGTTCTGAAAACCACAGCAATTACACAGTAGAAAATGCACccaaaaggtgttttttttgaGTGTTTGCCTTCAAAATGTGGCTTCCCCTCTAGCACATAGCCACAACACAGACAGACATCGGTATGTTTTCCAAAAGGACTGTGCTCTGATCCGACAGCAGATTACTGAAGAGCAATTTATTTAATGTTGACAGCCTAATTCTTAAGTGAGTACAATCTCCTAacagaaaattgtatttatgGCCAGAAGGTagaaattaagtttttaatCCTGTAACAATTATCCTGTGAACTGTATGCCAGATATAAACAttccaaaacttaaaaaaaaaaaagcgacAGGGCTCCACAGCTCATCATTATCAACCATAACTACAAACCAACAAATACCTAAGCAACAGACAGCTCCAATTTCACTCTGCACAGGAACTGTCAGCTCTAAGTAGaagctccagcacaggcaggtgcTCCGTGGAGGACCAGTGACATCTGGTGGCTTGTGGGGGTAGACTGGGAACTGCTGTAGGGTTAGCACACCACCAACTGCCTGCCCTCTTCGCAGCCTCCCTGAGCACCACCTCCCAAATTAGCTGCTCTggagcttttttgttgttgttgataaAAGCCACTGCCAGTGACGATACGAGAGTGAGCTATGCTCAGACAAAGAATGTGCTCAGCATGCAGTTTCCCCCCTAATCATTTTAACAGGTTTCCACTcctgaaagaaagggaaatgggGCTCTCTTTAAACTCTTTCGCTCACAGCGTGTAAACTGTGATCTTTATATCTGTGTCTTCAAACACTTCCCCAAGTATTGCTGAAACTTTATCCCATTCCAGGCGGTCAAGTCCACATCCAATCCTGGAAAATAAGACATCAAAACAACTGTAATGGCCTCTTTTGGAGCATGCTATGAACAACCAGCCCTTGAAGCAGCTACAATTTTATGTAGCACTAACTCAGCTCACCATAAACCAACGTAATGCAGTTAAAATAAGGAAGCAACCAAGCCTGTGTTTTGCTATCATTTAAACGCATTGGGAAATGCAAATTTCATTTGCACAATTGAACAGAAGAGTTGAATAGAAGTGGATATTTGGAACTCTTATTTCACAGCAGGGGATCATCTCTCAGTATTTACATTGCAGTAACTAGTTTTCTTACCTAGGCATGGAAATGTCAGTAACTCCATTGTTCAGACAGTGAGCTTTCATGGCTTCTAAACTCTTTCGCATAGTCTCATATGTTGGTTTGTGAGAAACTTTCTTCTTCGTAATCTAAGTACACATGTTACATGTAAAAGGTCAGCTGTGCCTCCAGCATGATCACTGCAAAccacattcttttttaaaaaacatattccaCTATGCTCTGAAACTCCACACCCAGGCTTGCCACCATGAAGACAAGACGCCTTGGGGAAAGAAGTAAGTTTCACAGCTTAAAATAGTGTAATTTAGCACATAGTTCTTCCCATTTAAAGTTTAAACATATATACCCAAGACAGCTTGGCTTCTCCTCAACTAGCAATATTTGAGTAATACATCTCACATCCCTTATTTAGAAGGACATACCCTGAAAAACCAGGGCTATTAAACCCCCCTTCATCCTATCTAATATAGTTTAGTTACAAGGAAGTGCCTGAGTGATGTCCCACTCTTACCAGGTAGTAAATGTATCGGTCGTCTCTTCGGAGAACTGCCACCTCCCCAGTcttcttttctgaagtgaagaaattaaggtatttttaaaacagctacACTCCACTGCATAATGCCCCCTGCACCCCAAGTAGCTTGGAATACCCTTACTGCTGGAAATCAAGGTTTTcccttcagctcctgcatgtCCACCCCACGTGTATCACTCACGTTGATCCAACAGCTCTTGTACGCCTCcaaactttttcttaaaaagaacaGCTATGCCTGCACCCATGCGACAGTCCTCACTGATGCAATGAGCCAATGCGTCCGTCTGGGGGCATGAGAAAAGGTCCCCCTTAACACATTTGATCTGGAAAGCAACACAAACAGAAGGGTAAGTAAAACGGAGCTAAGAGTGCAGACTCAAAGAACAGGGAATCTGACAAGCCTGTACGCTGAAGTGTAACGCATTAAGATTCAGCTCACAACTGCACAAGTTGGCATGAATTACCAACCCAATATACAGCTAACAATCTTTCCTACAAGATCAGTTATGAGTATCCCACGGCAGCTCAGTAGTTACTTTTACAAAATCAAtgcttaaaaaggaaaattttgtcaTAGAGTACAACTGGATTAGCGCACACCTTCAGCATACTAGAGCGTGTCAGTGCTGGATATCCTCATTTAGTTAGGCGGGTAAGCTCTGTGCTGTTGTGCAGCATCTCCATCACTGACATAAGCACAAAAGCACAAGAACTTAGCAATATCACCTACTTTCCTCCAAAAAGCTACATGGTATACGGCCAACTGTCAGGTAATTGGGCCTCTTTACAGAGACATGCATCACAGCGGTAACCGACATAATGCATTTTCTACGCACTCTCTCCTCGTGATCCTTGGACAAGTGGGTGGCCATGGTAACGTGGGCTATGGTGaaggctcctgcagctggaaagatgagagaaaaacaGAGTTATTAGGAACCCCAAACTAGGCAAGAAGCTAGCGTGCCACATGGTGCACAGCTAaacctgctttttctgtggGACTGCTGGGATGGCCAAGACACCCCTTGAAAACATCAAAGGAGGAGGCCCAAACGCCTGAACAGCATGGCGCAAGCTTTCCCACTTCAGCCCCACAGCTCCAGCCCGCCAGGCGCAAGGAGGCCCCAGAGCAGGGTCACCACTCAACCGGCACCCACAGGCCCTCCATCCTTCTCCAAATCACCCCTGCCCCGTCAGGAAACCCCTCAGCCGGCCACACCCGCGGGCGCGGTGCGAAGAACGATCCGCTGGGCCTGGGCTTGCGCCACGAAGAACCTCCCCAGCGCTccccacatcagccaacccacgCCCCGCTCCGGTCCGCCGCCGCGGCCTCCTCGTCACGGCAAAATGGCCGCCCTGGCTCGCCTCTCTAGGCAGGCGGGAGGAACGGCCTCTCTATGATACTCGCCCAGAACATTCCgcagggcagccccccggcGCATGCGTAGGACGAGGGGGGCGGAGCCTGAATTAGGAGGAGAAAGGGGCGGGGTCACATCCTGCACATGCGCGTTGCTGGCAGCGCCGGCCCCAAGCGCAGGCGCAGTAACCGCAAGTAGGCGGGGCCTGACGCTGAGGGCCGCGGCGAGGGAGGCGGAGCCATCCGGGGCGGGCGCCGCCATGCGCCTGCGCCGCCCGTGCCCGCCCCCTCTCTCGCCTTTGTTCGGGGTTGGGCGCCATTTTGCGCGGCGGCTGAGTGGAGGCGCTGATTGGGTTTCGGGGACCGGTAGCGGAGCCAATCAGCGCGGGACCCGAACCGGGGGAGCGAGGCACGGTGAGTGCGAGCAGCCAATATGGAGCCCCCGAGCGCCGGCCCCAGCGCCGGGATTGGCGGGGCCGAGTGACCAGTCAGGAGGCCGCTcgcagggccggggccggccggccgGGCACTGGGGGAGGCGAGGGGACGGGGCCCGGCCGctccgggggcggggggctggccGGGGGGAGAGGGCTCGGGAGCTCCGCACCGCGGGAGGAGAGGGCCCGGGGCGGGTGGGGTGTACCGGGAGGTGCTGGCGCGGGGCCGAGGGCGGCTGCGATGGAGGAGAAGGCGCGGGCGCGGCCTGGGCCGCGGAGGGGAGGcgcgcggcgggcccggcctCCGCGGCGGGGACAGGCCTCCCGTGCGGGGCCGCTGGGACGGGAGCCGGCAGGGCCCCGCCCTCCAccggccgggcggggggagcggagCGGGTGAGCCTCCCCGCCGGCCCAGCTGACAGATGGGCCGCGGGCAGCCCgggctgctcctcctcctcctcctctttccccccctcccccccgccttGCCCGTGGGAGGTGGGGCAGGCCGctgcccccccttcccctcacccgggggtgcggggggcgCTCCCGCCTCCTCTCAGCGCACCTGGGCGCCGAATGTCGCCGGCCACGTGCTGCTCCGCCAGGACAAAGTGCCC
The window above is part of the Falco cherrug isolate bFalChe1 chromosome 16, bFalChe1.pri, whole genome shotgun sequence genome. Proteins encoded here:
- the OARD1 gene encoding ADP-ribose glycohydrolase OARD1 isoform X1; the encoded protein is MSGSSPRDAFILLRQASLKAGHFLGGLSRWSPARREGKAWQPPAPQRALCPGGAARGRRHSAPRCAERRRERPPHPRVRGRGGSGLPHLPRARRGGGGERGGGGGAARAARGPSVSWAGGEAHPLRSPRPAGGGRGPAGSRPSGPAREACPRRGGRARRAPPLRGPGRARAFSSIAAALGPAPAPPAAGAFTIAHVTMATHLSKDHEERIKCVKGDLFSCPQTDALAHCISEDCRMGAGIAVLFKKKFGGVQELLDQQKKTGEVAVLRRDDRYIYYLITKKKVSHKPTYETMRKSLEAMKAHCLNNGVTDISMPRIGCGLDRLEWDKVSAILGEVFEDTDIKITVYTL
- the OARD1 gene encoding ADP-ribose glycohydrolase OARD1 isoform X3 — encoded protein: MATHLSKDHEERIKCVKGDLFSCPQTDALAHCISEDCRMGAGIAVLFKKKFGGVQELLDQQKKTGEVAVLRRDDRYIYYLITKKKVSHKPTYETMRKSLEAMKAHCLNNGVTDISMPRIGCGLDRLEWDKVSAILGEVFEDTDIKITVYTL
- the OARD1 gene encoding ADP-ribose glycohydrolase OARD1 isoform X2; the protein is MSGSSPRDAFILLRQASLKAGHFLGGLSRWSPARREGKAWQPPAPQRALCPGGAARGRRHSAPRCAERRRERPPHPRVRGRGGSGLPHLPRARRGGGGERGGGGGAARAARGPSVSWAGGEAHPLRSPRPAGGGRGPAGSRPSGPAREACPRRGGRARRAPPLRGPGRARAFSSIAAALGPAPAPPAAGAFTIAHVTMATHLSKDHEERVRRKCIMSVTAVMHVSVKRPNYLTVGRIPCSFLEENQMC
- the OARD1 gene encoding ADP-ribose glycohydrolase OARD1 isoform X4 — protein: MWGALGRFFVAQAQAQRIVLRTAPAAAGAFTIAHVTMATHLSKDHEERIKCVKGDLFSCPQTDALAHCISEDCRMGAGIAVLFKKKFGGVQELLDQQKKTGEVAVLRRDDRYIYYLITKKKVSHKPTYETMRKSLEAMKAHCLNNGVTDISMPRIGCGLDRLEWDKVSAILGEVFEDTDIKITVYTL